ATTAATTAAACTTTCATGGCGCGGTAACAGGTGGTAGATTTTGCTATCACCGACCAGAATCATTTTGTTTGATTGAATTTTACTTTGTAAAATTGTTCAGAACCTTATCTTTGCAAGCCATAGCCTTTGAAATTATTAGCCAGCGTTTTAGGCTAAGAGAAAGCTATTTTGTGAAAAACGCATTTCAAACAACAAAATACACAGccaattaaaattttcaatgttttggCGTCCATCCTCGTTTATCTTGCAAACGGCTCTAGCATGGCTTTCCGACGCCGAACGAGCGAGCTTATCAATAAAGTAACTCCCATACCTATTTTGGCTCGCTCGCGACGCTACTGATAACTAAAAAAACAAGCGGTGTTCGTAGACCAAACTAAGAAATGAGTTCTATAATTTACATAGTCGAAAAATATTCTATTTCGTGAAAGTTTTTCTTACCAGTTTGATTAATAAAACGAGCGGCTTAATTTAAAGTTACCGCTTGTGTGGAATGAATCACACGAAGACTTTAGTTAAATTGAGGCGCGCTTCCTATGAAGGCCTTTGTACGTTGTAAATGCAATCTCTTCCTCGTAATTTTTTAGAAGTGTGGTCGATAAGTCGCTCGGATAGAGATTAAAAATGTCGATAGATTCCCGGCGACTGCATTTTTCGCATAAACACGGTCCCTCCACCAAAAGTTGGTCTGTCGTTTCTTTGGTTTGACTTGCCGTTAACAGCCTCAATGCCAACTGATTCATTACGGAGCCTACAATTGTCAgtccaaagaaaataaaaagaagagagaTACCCACGTATGTATGATCAAAGCGCGTCTCTCGGCTGTCTTGTAAGGCAACGTAGTCGCCGAATCCTATTGTTGTAACAGTTATAAAACAATAGTAAAGAGATTTAAAATATGTCCATTTCTCGTAGTAACGGAAGATAAATGCTCCAAGGCATACAGTGACCATCATTGCGAACAAACCGAATAAAACCACCATATTCGCTGTATTTGAAACTTCGGTGTTCTTCATTCCCAGCTTTTTCTTCACTCGTCGAAACATATGCGCTAAAAACGTGTTCAAACGCTCGCCAATTGACTGAAACATCGTTAGCGCAAGAGGAATTCCTACTGCCGCATAAATCATACAAAATACTTTTCCCCGGTTCGTCTTTGGCACCGTGTGTCCATAACCTGTGGAACAAAGAGGAAAGCTTAACCTTCATATCAGtgtgtatttacattgtacaactttgtgtttttttgtacaaCAATGCTGTGTGTAGGTGTAGAGGGCTGTCTGTTCCCGAGTTAAACCGCTTTCGACAAGCGCTGATTAAACCTCACGAGGATTTGTTTATTATCGCAAAGAGGAAATTCCCCGGTAACTTTTATCGCAGTTAAACATTATTGCGCGGAAATTGCCAGAGGAAGCATGTTCCGATATACATAAGTGTCGCTCGAGGTTGTTACAATTGATCGCGTCCCTTTTAAGTCTAGTGTGCGTGGTTAGGGCTATCTTTTCGTCTTTGCTAGACATTTAGCACGACTTAATGCTTCTAAGATACTACCCGCTCGCTTTGATAAAAGACGATAACGGGTTCTAGTGTAAGTGCCGGCCTTCCCTCTACTCGAGCGCGTCCTAAGGTACTTTCTTTCATACCGCAGTATTAATTGCTGCAAAGCTCTTGCGTATTGCATTAAATCAAGCTAATTTTTTCGCGTCCGGCGCTCGTTAACCCTTACCTATAGTTGTTATTACGGTGGTGGCGAAATAAACCGAGCCGGCGAAACTCCATTGGTAAAGATCCGCGTCTATGTTTGCTTTGCTATCGAGATATTGGAGCCATTTCCCGATGTCTTCGTCGCTGATGTTGTACTTCTTTGTCAGTGTTTTGTGAAGAATTGTCATATTTTTTCGCATCTCTTGGTCTTCTTCGTATTCTAAGGCGCTGAAGATTGCCGCGCCGACCAAGAGATAAGATACGCAGCATATCGTTAACAGTATCGTTCGAAGATTTTGCGTTTTCATCGCGTCGCTTCACTCATCATATCTGTCAGCCGCAAAAATCACTTTGAATAGGTTCGTTTGGCGCGTAATTTTGCTAGCGATCTTCGTTTTTTTTAAGTCTAATGTTTGTACCCGAAAGCCTTGCACATTGTTGCACTAAGTGTCCTGTGATTGGCCATCCTTAAGAACTAATTTGAAGCAATTACGAATGTGTGGAGAGGGTAACTAAAGCGCCTGGTGGATACCAACTTGTGTCAACCACCCCAAACCACGCCCATTCCGTTGAACGTGCTGTCATTAGTTTTGCCCCTCTGAGCACATTTAAGCTTGAACTAAGTCTCCGATGTGAAATATAAAAGCGAAGTCTTCTGCCAATAACTTGCTGGACGCTTGTCACCGTTGGAGGTGTGTGCGCCAAGCAGCGCGAGGTTCAAAAACACTCTTGGCACAAATTAATTCAGCATGGCCCGCATTTGTGACGGTGACATGAGTTGCCATGGAATCCAACCTGTTTCGAGTTGGTTTTAATTCGGCGATTTAGTTATAAAGCGATTTATTTGAAAGTAGCTTAACTCGTTAACCACAGTTTTATATTTAAGAGATAttgaaattttataattttaccgAGGCTTTTGGAAGAGGTAGAGAGCTGCGCTAGTTTAATGCAAtcataataacaattataatgGAGATACTCGACAATTCTATTGCCcctattttgaatttaataGCCTTGCTCATTAGTAAAGAAACCATCCAGGTAACATGAAAATTACAAGAAGCTTTAACactgtttccttttccttttcctttttcttcatttaaatttaGGAGCACTTAGCTTTGCAAATGTTATTAGTAAAACGCTCTACGTGCCGATGTGGttgagacaatttgaatttcTCGCAACATGATACAAGTTTGGGTTTTTCACGCAGAGAATcgcatgaattattttgtttttctctataATTTCCCCTTCATAAATTTTTCTCACTCGCAATTTTTTTCGCGGCTCTTGATATGCAAAAACATTATTGCCTTTTATCAATCAATACTTTATTGAAAAAGGCGAATTTGTATACACGCTAGTGAACAAGTTTTCATTTCAAGCCTGAGGCGTATGGAATTAAAGAATGAATCAGTTCCACTTCTGTCCTTCTTGTGTTTTTATTAGTTACTTGTAACTTTAAAGGAAGTTTTCGGTTAATAAAAAGATTCGCGTCGGACCTTTAATATTCAAACTAGTTAGGCATGaaaacatttctgttttttaatcACCACTTTCGGCATAGAAGAAGATAATTGCGCAAGATGTTATTTTTGATGGAATAAATATGACGTTTGACAGCAACGTGCGAGGAATGTCAAAATAACGTAATAGTGATGTATCTGTCCCGCCGTTTTACAGTGATTTTGGTCAGAAATCGCCAAGCCATCTttcaacgaaacaaaattaTAGGTTTATTTTTATGTGTATCATCTGAGCCGGGCGAAGTATTACATGGATTATGTCTAATCCAAAAGAGGGTTTTTCATTTATTCCGATTTAGCGgtcaaaaaaaagtttctaaGGAGGAAGAGATGAATTGTTAACGTTTATGTTTCAATTCAAACCTATTTATTGCTTACGTTTTTACAAGGGGCCCCTTAGAGACCAGTTCGTTCCCACGATCCCAATTTATATTCTCCTTAGCATCACTCATACATTTCTCATAAagttaattctgagaatttgcTGTCGGATCAATTAAAGTTTTTGTGATTgatgtatttctttattctcatcacttgtttccCAGGCAATGTGGcgatattgcaaggagaaattatacAATTATACTTCAATCACCCAGGAGAGACAAGGCCAAAGCAAACAGGAAATTTTCAGGCGGCCGTTGATCCACAGACGTTTTCCAAGAAGTTTCTTTAGCCTTGGATTTTGTATAGATCTCTCAAATTGAATTATTCAGACCAgtttaatttcttgaaattcCTCACTCTGGCATTTACTGACCGTGGGCCGTCATGTAGCGGAAAAAAGATTTCCTGTCCACTCATCCTTAAACTTTGCGCGGACGACGAAATGAGAGAAAAAGCCTGGGAACTTGACTAATGTATTTATAACATGTACACCCTTTTGGCTGTAAGAAATGGAATTTCACGACGGAATGAGCTCATTAGATTCATAAAGAGTTAAGCTGGCGAATTTCTCTTACTTTTCTATGTAAAGTCGATATACTTTATGGAGTGATAACTCGCATATTTTGAAGCAATAAAATGATCTAGTAGCTTAAAAACAATTCGCTGTCgaaaattaataaaaacaatttttcctcATCTTTGTATTATTTTCACAGCACTCCGCACCAATGAACGTAGTCGACGTAAAAGCTGTGGTTTGTTTCGCATGACTCGGAACGGATctatttgagaaaaaaagaaaaacgtttactTAACAGAGACTTTAAAGATCAACCTATTCCTCTTGATCTGATACTGCACGAGGTTAAGGTACAGTTCAGTTGCAGTCAGGTTTGATTAGAAGACGAAGCAAAGTGAATGTTACAATGTTCCTCTTCTTTTTAACATCTTGACCTTAGAAACGTTTTTAGGTGTGTAAATGGATTTCTGAAGCgaatttttaaatatcttgaTAAGTGTTTAAAATGGGTGAGGTCAAACATAGATAAGACTTCCTTGCTAACAAGTTTGGTGTGACTGATTTCGTTGTTCAAATTGGTCATAGCTTCTCGAGAATTGAAGTATCTTTCCAATACAGAGGCTTTATGGGAGACTAGACCCACATCTGCATGAGTGATGTATGGCGCGTGGGATGGTAAAATTTAGGAATGGTCTTTGTTCGGTGTCCACATTTATTTCATCAGTGAATTTTCCCACGGATCCgaaatttttcatgtgaaaGCCGTGTGAAAAGCATTTGAAACACTTAAGAAAAATTCGATCCCTTCCCGAAAGTTTCTTCACAAGTGTTTCGAGTTGTTCTTGAAGCTTGCGCATGTAAAGACTAACTTTCATGCATGCGCTTTTGAGCCTAACCAAACCCAACAGGAAATTTTTAACTCAAACGGGAGACCTGAGAAATACTGACGGCGCGCGCAAAAAGTTGACTGCGCGCGCTTCTTTGTGAAGCAACGTCATAATGCAGTTCCTATGGTGATTTTGAAAACTGCTATGGTTGTCTGATATCAGAGAGAGCTTTACGCACAAAAACGATATCTTGCTTGTTATAGTCTCAAATTTCTCAGATAACTCAGTTTGCGTCAGAAGAAGTTTCAAGTGTATTATTAGACAATCGTAAACAATGAGGAAAGCTATACAGTCCGAGAAAgtgttttctcttcttcttgaTACCATCAGTTCAGGAAAGTACTGGCGCTGTATCAGATGGTCCGACCAAGGAACAATTATTTTGATTACAAGTCCAAAGCTCTTTGAAAAAGAAGTGTTGCCAGGAGTATTGAAAGAGTTGAGGTTGAAAGACTTCTTGAGTTTTGCAGACGTTCTTTACAGAATTGGATTTCAGAGAGTGTTCACTTCAAGGCCATCGAAGGTTTACAAATTCCGCCATCCACTTTTCCAGAAGAACAGCAACGGTAATTGCGCCAGGGGAGAAAACGCGAATAGTGTTGCACACCATGGTCTGCGACAAAACCGGAAGCGAAAAATGGTAGGCGAACTTCCACATAATTCTGACGGCAAAGAAATTTCAACAAAGGAAAGTCATTCAGAACCATCGGAGCCAGATCTTAAAAGACAGCGCAAATCAGAGGAAAGTTGTCCTGGAGAAAGAGTGAAAGGTGTCGACAAAGAAAGCAAGATTTTCAAGCAGGGTGTTAAGAAAAGTCTCGTTAATCAGTGCACTGCATTTACTGAGCAAAAGGGCAAGCAGCCAGTTACGAATCATATGTACAGCCCTTCAGAAATAAACGCTGCCCATGGTCTCCTCAGTCTGGCGTCGACGACAGCTGTGCAATTTGGAAACAACGTTTCCCAGATGGGAATTGAAGCCGCGAGAAGTTTATATGATTTGTTCAGCTCTACTGTTTTCTTCAGGGAAAGAAAAATCCGCGAATTAGATGCAGCTACAGCTCTGTTGGAACTCTCACAGAACACAGTGAAAATCTTGCAGTGAATTTGTAGCTGGACGTTATAATATTAACAACTTATAGCATGGAAATGCTTTTTTATATTTATGGTATAGTCTCACAAATGTACTTGAAAAGAGTAATGTTTTGTTGATCGtgattaaaatttgtttgccCCATGAAATATGCATGTAAGgggtaaaacaaaaattttctcagATTTGACTCTTTCTGTCTGCGTGTAAGTAACGCCTAACTAATGTCTTGGAGGTCGGGCTTGACTCCTGTCGAAGGATGAATTTTTGGAGGCTTCTTTTAAAAGTAGTATTAGGCCTCACTCGAACTTGAGCagcattatttaaaaaattttattgggGAAGAACTTGCATAGATTATAACAATAACTTTTCATCTACGATCCGTCCTGTAACACACATAgcttttctattttatttcgGTTGACGATCTACTTTGCCGATTATCTCACACTAACTGGTTGCCATATTTTGAGCCAGCTCTCCAGGAGAGAGGtgtggtgggggggggagggggggagggatggGGGCATGGGCCGTGTTGGGGATGGGGCTGAGGGAAGACGGGAAGACAGAGAGCGGGTCTTGcctctgttaaccctttaacccctaagagcgactggcatctaatttctccttacagtatcaccccaaaatcacacattaaggtataatgagaataaagaaatggtcaccaactagaGAAATTCTGGATTATGAAACAATTTCTCCTCATTAGTACCTCAGagaatgtatagggaacagtatggagaatatgcatgatgtgagggtgtaaaggattTATTAAGAAGCCTGAAGGCGCATTCAGCTCGAGCCGCTACTATCAGGTTCCTTGTTATCCCCTGGCTAAGGCCTGTCAACCAGACTAGGCACTCTGTGTCCTTCAGAGTGATCCTTATTCTTTGTGAATCATTCTAGCCACAATATCGTCAttgaattttttgttatgtATTTCTAAGTAGTTGACCAGAGATCCTCATGTCGTGTGCGTGATCCTTTTGTGGATCAAGAGCCGAACTTCCTAACCTGCTTTATTTTGAGACCCAGGTGTTGGTTCGGCTTAAAGCTACAACGCTTGGCTTCTCAGACGGCAGTTGCTGCTGTCATAGTTTTAGTCTCGAAGAGAATAACAGAAGTCATTTTTGTGCGTTTATGAAGTGAGCGAAAGTAAGTGGGGAAAACTGAAGCGAGCAGGTGGAATGAGAGGCGCGTTGGAAAGAGCGCGTTTCTGGTTTCTCGCACTCTCCTTTCCCAAAcctataaaaacaaaaaagcaaaaacagaaagaaagtgACTCTTGAAATGCCAACAAGCATGCCAATATGCACCCGAGCCTATATAAAGACCATACCCAGGTAAGAGTGCAATTACAGCTCGTGTTTCTGTAACAgtctaagggcctatttacacggtacgactttgtcgcatgcgacaagcttacgacaggcttacgacacgaattgtttcgtgtaaatcaaacctacaactc
The sequence above is a segment of the Pocillopora verrucosa isolate sample1 chromosome 5, ASM3666991v2, whole genome shotgun sequence genome. Coding sequences within it:
- the LOC131781575 gene encoding potassium channel subfamily K member 9, which codes for MKTQNLRTILLTICCVSYLLVGAAIFSALEYEEDQEMRKNMTILHKTLTKKYNISDEDIGKWLQYLDSKANIDADLYQWSFAGSVYFATTVITTIGYGHTVPKTNRGKVFCMIYAAVGIPLALTMFQSIGERLNTFLAHMFRRVKKKLGMKNTEVSNTANMVVLFGLFAMMVTVCLGAFIFRYYEKWTYFKSLYYCFITVTTIGFGDYVALQDSRETRFDHTYVGISLLFIFFGLTIVGSVMNQLALRLLTASQTKETTDQLLVEGPCLCEKCSRRESIDIFNLYPSDLSTTLLKNYEEEIAFTTYKGLHRKRASI
- the LOC131781595 gene encoding uncharacterized protein is translated as MRKAIQSEKVFSLLLDTISSGKYWRCIRWSDQGTIILITSPKLFEKEVLPGVLKELRLKDFLSFADVLYRIGFQRVFTSRPSKVYKFRHPLFQKNSNGNCARGENANSVAHHGLRQNRKRKMVGELPHNSDGKEISTKESHSEPSEPDLKRQRKSEESCPGERVKGVDKESKIFKQGVKKSLVNQCTAFTEQKGKQPVTNHMYSPSEINAAHGLLSLASTTAVQFGNNVSQMGIEAARSLYDLFSSTVFFRERKIRELDAATALLELSQNTVKILQ